Proteins co-encoded in one Acidobacteriota bacterium genomic window:
- a CDS encoding tRNA-dihydrouridine synthase family protein, giving the protein MISVEEPESRSVPACETAPARVRHSRLFRVPFGNGVRVNFPVIFAPMAGLSHLAFRQLVRTYLPSNAGTLLFTEMLSTRILPGEEVGRTPKTRVGADERDLIPQLLGNDECWIAPSLRKLMTLSPAGIDINMGCPVSKVLKHNWGVALMGDIRYAEEVVRTTRGLTSLPLSVKMRTGLKDDPEYLVDFARMLEQAGADWVTLHPRIQSQHRRGQANWEYIGRVRDAVRIPVIGNGDVQQASDIVKMLQQTGCDGVMVARAATARPWIFWQVAEQLGFAQPRGREGQRAPRTAEEEGREYQRALSFFCDRLEAGFTPAEQLPRLRLFLAWGHKWVFFGHYLSTQVNRCRDLKAARRVIEDFFDTPKTMKGRTRLQ; this is encoded by the coding sequence TGCGGCACAGCCGGCTGTTTCGCGTTCCCTTCGGCAACGGGGTTCGGGTCAACTTTCCGGTGATCTTCGCGCCCATGGCGGGATTGTCGCACCTGGCATTTCGCCAACTGGTTCGAACCTACCTTCCGTCCAATGCCGGAACACTTCTCTTTACGGAGATGTTATCCACGCGCATTCTGCCCGGGGAGGAGGTCGGCCGGACCCCCAAGACCCGGGTAGGCGCGGACGAACGGGACCTGATTCCGCAACTGCTGGGGAACGATGAGTGTTGGATCGCGCCTTCGCTCAGAAAGTTGATGACCCTCTCGCCGGCCGGAATCGATATCAACATGGGCTGTCCGGTCAGCAAAGTCCTCAAGCACAACTGGGGCGTGGCCCTGATGGGCGACATCCGGTACGCGGAAGAGGTGGTGCGCACCACCCGGGGGCTGACGTCCCTGCCGCTTTCGGTCAAGATGAGGACCGGCCTCAAGGACGATCCCGAGTACCTGGTAGACTTTGCCAGAATGCTGGAGCAGGCGGGAGCGGACTGGGTGACGCTCCATCCGCGCATTCAGTCTCAACACCGGCGCGGCCAGGCCAACTGGGAGTACATCGGCAGGGTGCGGGATGCGGTGCGAATCCCGGTCATCGGCAATGGGGATGTCCAGCAGGCCTCGGATATTGTGAAGATGCTGCAACAGACGGGTTGTGACGGAGTGATGGTGGCCCGCGCCGCTACCGCCAGGCCCTGGATTTTCTGGCAGGTGGCCGAGCAGTTGGGGTTTGCCCAGCCCAGGGGAAGGGAGGGGCAGCGGGCTCCCCGGACCGCAGAGGAGGAAGGCCGGGAATACCAGCGGGCACTATCGTTTTTCTGCGACCGGCTGGAAGCCGGGTTTACTCCGGCCGAGCAATTGCCACGCCTGCGGCTCTTTCTGGCTTGGGGACACAAGTGGGTTTTTTTCGGGCACTACCTTTCCACCCAGGTGAACCGCTGCCGCGATCTGAAGGCGGCGCGGCGCGTGATCGAAGATTTTTTCGACACGCCCAAGACCATGAAAGGACGCACTCGACTTCAGTGA